A single genomic interval of Arachis duranensis cultivar V14167 chromosome 7, aradu.V14167.gnm2.J7QH, whole genome shotgun sequence harbors:
- the LOC107496422 gene encoding uncharacterized protein LOC107496422, which yields MEIPDLDPAVHLHALKAGLRPGKFRETIAITKPKSLEEFRERAAGKMEIEELREANKTERRPKREEDRILRSAHSNDLGKPFKLTPKFDNYTRFNTRREKIIKEILNAKIIKPPARAGSYQDQRFVDKSKHCAFHQKYGHTTDECIITKDLLERLARQGLLDKYIEGRKHKESDRDKEERQPASANKETNKWSNSNQPKGIINCIFGGFAGGGETTSARKRSYRAMLAIEGTTPLNNQDTPDLEITFNKADICSAAPHLDDPVVISIQTGDLLVRKVLLDPGSSADVLFYSTFLKINLSEKLMQPSSGELVGFSGERVPIKGYIWLKTTMGEGPLSRTLDIQYLIVDCISPYNIILGRPALNMFRAVISTFHLCVKFQAQDGRIATIHSDRQQARQCYNSSLKRSDTRQKQHEVKAVQTMEEVLSLAELDPRGDTPERPQPIDEL from the coding sequence ATGGAGATACCCGATCTGGATCCCGCTGTCCACCTACACGCCCTTAAGGCCGGCCTCCGACCTGGAAAATTCAGGGAAACGATTGCGATCACCAAGCCGAAGTCATTGGAGGAGTTCCGGGAGAGGGCGGCCGGAAAAATGGAAATCGAAGAACTGCGTGAGGCCAACAAAACAGAAAGAagacctaagagagaggaggaTCGAATACTAAGGTCGGCTCATAGCAATGATCTCGGCAAGCCATTCAAACTTACTCCAAAGTTTGACAACTACACCAGATTCAACACAAGGAGggaaaagataattaaagaaatactcaaCGCCAAGATCATAAAACCTCCAGCAAGAGCAGGCAGCTATCAAGACCAGAGATTCGTAGACAAAAGCAAACACTGTGCTTTCCACCAGAAATACGGACACACAACCGACGAGTGCATAATAACCAAAGACCTCCTGGAAAGACTTGCTCGGCAAGGCCTACTAGATAAATACATCGAAGGGAGGAAACATAAAGAAAGTGATAGAGACAAGGAGGAACGACAACCAGCCTCGGCCAACAAGGAAACCAACAAATGGTCAAATAGCAACCAACCCAAAGggatcataaactgcatattcGGGGGATTTGCTGGAGGCGGCGAAACAACGTCGGCAAGGAAACGTAGCTACCGAGCTATGCTAGCGATCGAAGGAACCACACCACTAAACAACCAAGATACGCCAGATCTAGAAATTACTTTCAACAAAGCAGATATATGCTCGGCCGCCCCACACCTAGACGATCCAGTGGTAATCTCTATCCAGACAGGCGATCTATTGGTAAGAAAAGTCCTTTTAGACCCAGGTAGCAGTGCAGACGTTCTCTTTTATTCtacctttttgaaaataaatttatctgAAAAACTCATGCAACCCTCATCCGGAGAACTAGTAGGATTCTCCGGAGAAAGGGTACCAATAAAAGGTTATATATGGTTAAAAACGACAATGGGTGAAGGTCCATTATCCAGAACCCTTGACATACAATACCTAATAGTTGACTGCATTAGTCCCTACAATATTATTCTTGGGAGACCTGCTCTGAACATGTTCAGAGCAGTGATATCAACTTTTCACCTATGTGTTAAGTTTCAGGCACAAGACGGCAGAATAGCAACAATTCACTCAGACCGACAACAAGCTCGACAGTGCTATAATTCTAgcctaaagaggtcggacacAAGGCAGAAACAACACGAGGTCAAAGCAGTACAAACCATGGAGGAAGTCCTATCCCTAGCCGAGCTCGACCCCCGAGGAGACACCCCAGAAAGACCCCAACCAATAGACGAGCTTTAG
- the LOC107496542 gene encoding uncharacterized protein LOC107496542, which produces MDAYPMSVSLGEYDETVWFKFFYEVSTSGTVSREELISEILLLKQSGSYSVNACEALSDWIIILSRVRSEPCTVQFFFEHYERIMEDYMLAKDHFDTLRKDDEFKDLCWTLYKQSRYKALVRCRADDFSFLFPGLMGPALFDFFCEVSNSGTVLREELISGFLQLKQSRFYSVSVCQAFSDWFIFSRRPRKRDSPGLSLEDYELAKAHFYTLANDDEFLSLCYSLHRWYQSGKKTSCKPLKLVPFDKRLLDEFGVLKGHADAIEEGLVFDGDGLIPVPNVSSYVLSQVILFLEKKQHFQETHDKAAAHYEGWSTAFFNRNSPIISELHQAAQDLQIPSLLESISKVQKRKDGGRLNDNLSSEMFHYFCGMAGNNKRGRAILEELNNIKLFRGLDKVACENFGKWFTQIGDLGRDHHNEFKTLMKSLDFSQVCLSLYRGDERLQFPQVSLKSQDGVILKMDKRVAVDESVFLRLCVRHSGWWTKIPVSIGSPVLSSVIDFCCKVWDFNKIYGSRRIKEGLVVVDHFRGWVTEFLKNNIDMLSELYEAADFLEIPSLLLLTTEEVTDLVTRPLDKASVLSGKLSFSRMLSSLFVKFTE; this is translated from the exons ATGGATGCTTATCCTATGTCTGTCTCGTTGGGTGAATACGACGAGACCGTGTGGTTCAAGTTTTTCTATGAGGTAAGCACCAGCGGAACTGTATCACGGGAAGAACTAATTAGCGAAATTTTGCTACTCAAGCAATCGGGATCCTACAGCGTGAATGCTTGTGAAGCCCTTAGCGATTGGATCATCATTTTGTCTCGTGTACGCAGTGAACCATGTACTGTTCAATTCTTTTTTGAGCACTATGAACGGATCATGGAAGATTATATGCTTGCGAAAGATCATTTTGACACTCTTCGGAAGGACGACGAATTCAAGGATCTCTGCTGGACTCTCTACAAACAAAGCCGGTACAAGGCTTTAGTAAGATGCAGGGCGGATGATTTCTCTTTCTTGTTTCCTGGATTGATGGGGCCCGCGTTGTTCGATTTTTTCTGTGAGGTAAGCAACAGCGGAACTGTATTACGGGAAGAACTAATAAGCGGATTTTTGCAACTGAAGCAATCGAGATTCTACAGCGTCAGTGTTTGTCAAGCCTTTAGCGATTGGTTCATTTTCTCTCGTCGACCCCGTAAACGAGATTCTCCTGGGCTCTCTCTTGAGGATTATGAGCTTGCGAAAGCTCATTTTTACACTCTTGCGAATGATGACGAATTCCTGAGTCTCTGCTACTCTCTCCACCGTTGGTACCAAAGTGGTAAAAAAACCTCGTGCAAGCCTCTAAAACTTGTTCCGTTCGATAAGAGACTTCTTGATGAATTTGGGGTTTTGAAGGGCCACGCTGATGCTATTGAAGAAGGTTTGGTGTTTGACGGCGATGGACTCATCCCTGTGCCTAATGTCTCCAGCTATGTCCTCTCTCAGGTCATCCTCTTCTTGGAGAAGAAACAGCATTTCCAGGAGACCCACGACAAAGCTGCCGCCCACTACGAGGGCTGGTCCACCGCCTTTTTCAACCGGAACAGTCCCATTATCTCCGAGTTGCATCAG GCTGCGCAAGATCTTCAGATCCCAAGCTTGCTGGAATCGATAAGTAAGGTGCAAAAGCGCAAGGATGGTGGCCGCCTCAATGACAATTTGTCGAGCGAAATGTTCCACTATTTCTGTGGTATGGCCGGCAACAACAAACGCGGCAGAGCCATTCTGGAGGAATTGAATAACATCAAGTTATTTAGAGGCTTGGATAAGGTTGCCTGTGAAAACTTCGGAAAATGGTTCACTCAGATTGGAGATTTGGGTAGGGACCATCACAATGAATTCAAGACTCTTATGAAGTCCCTTGACTTCAGTCAAGTCTGCCTTTCTCTATACCGGGGCGACGAACGTCTGCAATTTCCCCAGGTCTCCCTAAAAAGCCAAGACGGAGTGATCTTGAAGATGGATAAGAGGGTTGCCGTTGATGAATCAGTGTTTTTAAGACTCTGTGTTAGGCATAGTGGTTGGTGGACCAAGATCCCTGTGAGCATTGGTAGCCCTGTACTCTCATCGGTCATTGACTTCTGTTGTAAGGTATGGGATTTCAATAAGATATATGGTTCCCGCCGGATCAAGGAGGGCCTTGTGGTTGTGGATCATTTCCGGGGATGGGTCACAGAATTCCTCAAGAATAACATAGACATGCTCTCCGAATTGTACGAG GCTGCTGACTTTCTTGAAATCCCGAGCCTGTTGCTGCTTACAACTGAGGAGGTGACAGATCTGGTGACGAGGCCCCTTGATAAGGCATCGGTGTTGTCTGGGAAACTATCATTTTCGCGAATGCTCTCATCCCTTTTCGTTAAATTCACAGAGTAG